In Solimonas sp. K1W22B-7, the DNA window AATCGATGAAAGTCTGATACTTGCTTGTGGCCATATCCTGTCCTTCTATGCCTTCCTCCGCGCTAAGGGCGTCGCGGAGTTAGCTCTGCTTCTTTTCCTTGGGCGCCTGGGAATTCAACTCGCCAGCCATGCCTTTCAGGTAATTGGTGAACTCGCTGCCGATCTCGGCATGCTTGAGTCCGTATTCGACGTTGGCTTTCAGATAACCCAGCTTCGATCCGCAGTCGTAGCGCGTGCCTTCGAACTCGTAGGCCAGCACCGTCTGTTCCTGGATCATCATGCTGATGGCATCGGTCAGCTGGATCTCGCCGCCGGCACCGCGCGGCGTGCGCTCCAGCAGCTTGAAGATGCGCGGCGTCAGGATGTAGCGACCCACCACCGCCAGGTCGCTGGGCGCATCTTCCTTCTTCGGCTTCTCGACGATGCGGCGCACCTCGCCCAGGCCCGGGGCCACCGGCTGGGCTTCCACCACGCCGTAGCTGGAGATGTCTTCCTTCGGCACCTTCTGCACGGCGATCACGCTGGTGCCGTATTCCTGGTAGACGCGCTGCATCTGCGCCAGGCAGGGGCGCAGTTTGCCGTCGATCAGGTCGTCCGCCAGGATCACCGAGAAGTCCTCGTCGCCCACCGCGGGCCAGGCGCAGAGTACGGCGTGGCCCAGGCCCAGCGCCTCAGCCTGACGGATGAAGATGCAGGTCACGCCCGGCGGCAGCACCTCGCGCACGATGGCGAGCAGCTTTTCCTTGCCGCGCTGCTCCAGTTCGGTCTCCAGCTCATAGGCCTTGTCGAAGTGGTCCATGATGGAGTTCTTCGAGCGGCCGGTGATGAAGATCAGTTCCTCGGCACCGGCGCTGATCGCCTCCTGCACCGCGTACTGGATGAGGGGCTTGTCGACGATCGGCAGCATTTCCTTGGCAATCGCCTTGGTGGCCGGCAGGAACCGGGTACCGAGACCGGCGACGGGGAATACTGCTTTGCGGATCCGCATGGACGACTCCTGGAATCTCTTTATTGATCTTTGACGGGCGCTAGGGCGCCGATTTTAACGCAGCGAGCCGCTCAGGTGGACCTTGTCGGAGCTGCGCGCCAGTAGCGCGAAATCTACCGCGTCGCCATTCTTCTGGACCTTCACGGCCACCTTGGCCGGCAGGAACAGTGGCTGCTTGAAGGACACGTCCAGCACCGTCGGCGCCTTGCCCAGCTCAGCCTGCAACAGCGCGGCGCAGCGCGCCAGCGACCACATGCCATGGGCGATATGGCGCTTGAAGCCGAGCAGCTTGGCGGTCGGCGTGTAGAGGTGGATCGGGTTGTAGTCGCCGGACACGGCGGCGTAGCGGCGGCCCTGGTTCTCGGGCACGTCCAGCGTCAGGTATTCGGCCAACTGCGCCGCCGGGGCCGGCGGGCGGGCGCCGCCCTGCTGCTTGGGGCCGGCGATGCGGTGCAGCACCGTCATGACACACCTGTACAGGGACTCACCCTCGAGGCTGTACTCGATGACCAGCTCGAACTCCAGGCCAGCCTTGACGCGGCGGCTCTCGCCGGTGCGCACGGACACGGCATAGGCCTCGTCGGCGCGCAGCGGGCGCTTCTGCTCGATGAAGTTGCGCACGTGGACGATGCCCAGCATCGGCAGAGGGAACTGCGGCTGCGCCATCAGGTGCATCGCCAGGGGGTTGGCCAGCACCGCCGGATAGGTGATCGGCAGGGTCTCGGCCTGCTCGAAGCCGCAGACCTCGCAGTAGGCGGCCAGCTTCTTCGGGTCGGCACGCAGGCTGGCGATGCCGGTGGACAGCTCGGGAATCGCGGGTTCACGGCCCGGCTTGCGCTGCGCGGTGGCGGCGGCCTTCAGCAGCAGCGGCAGGGCGGAGGGAATCTCGTTGAGCATGGCATTGATCGGTAAA includes these proteins:
- the galU gene encoding UTP--glucose-1-phosphate uridylyltransferase GalU, which codes for MRIRKAVFPVAGLGTRFLPATKAIAKEMLPIVDKPLIQYAVQEAISAGAEELIFITGRSKNSIMDHFDKAYELETELEQRGKEKLLAIVREVLPPGVTCIFIRQAEALGLGHAVLCAWPAVGDEDFSVILADDLIDGKLRPCLAQMQRVYQEYGTSVIAVQKVPKEDISSYGVVEAQPVAPGLGEVRRIVEKPKKEDAPSDLAVVGRYILTPRIFKLLERTPRGAGGEIQLTDAISMMIQEQTVLAYEFEGTRYDCGSKLGYLKANVEYGLKHAEIGSEFTNYLKGMAGELNSQAPKEKKQS
- a CDS encoding MaoC family dehydratase; this translates as MLNEIPSALPLLLKAAATAQRKPGREPAIPELSTGIASLRADPKKLAAYCEVCGFEQAETLPITYPAVLANPLAMHLMAQPQFPLPMLGIVHVRNFIEQKRPLRADEAYAVSVRTGESRRVKAGLEFELVIEYSLEGESLYRCVMTVLHRIAGPKQQGGARPPAPAAQLAEYLTLDVPENQGRRYAAVSGDYNPIHLYTPTAKLLGFKRHIAHGMWSLARCAALLQAELGKAPTVLDVSFKQPLFLPAKVAVKVQKNGDAVDFALLARSSDKVHLSGSLR